GCTCGGTATCGGGGCACCGCACCTGCCACGGGTGCAGGGTGATGGTCCCCATCTGGGCCGCCCACGCGATCGCCGACGGGTGGGTGATCTTCAACGCGTCCGCCGTTCGCCCGGAGGGAAAGGTGACCGTGCACGTCTGGAGATAGTCGGGGTGTTTCTGCGGCACCCGTTTCTGGTAGATCTCCTCGCCTTCGATCCCGTCGGGAAACCGTTGCAGGTGCACCGGGCGGTCGCGCAGCAGGGCCACCATCGGCTCGGCGACCGCCAAGTAGTAGTCGACGACCTTGCCCTTCGCACCCTCGGCACCCAGCGCGGGAAAGTAGATCTTGTCGGGATTGGTGAGCCGAACCGCGACTCCATCGACATCGAGTTCTGTCGCCGGACGTGCCATCATCGGGTCTCCAATACGTCGCGCAGGTCGTAGTTCATCGGGACGTCGAGCTGATCGAAGGTACAGCTGGACGGCTCGCGGTCGGGACGCCAGCGCACGAACTTCACGGCATGCCGGAATCGGCGCTCGCCGGTGTTGCCCTCCATCTGGTCGTAGGCCACCTCGCACACCTTTTCCGGGCGCACCGGGATCCAGCGCTTGTCGGCCGCCGAGTTCCATCGGCTCGGTTCACCGTCGCGGACGTCGTCACCTATGCGCAGCGGCTCAAGGTCTGCCAACAGCGACAACCGCGCCTTGGCGGTGAAGGACGCGGCCCCACCGACCATCTGGAGGTCACCGTCACCGCGATAGAGACCCAGCAGGATGGATCCGATTCCTTCACCGCTCTTGTGGACGCGGTATCCGATGGCCACGCAGTCAGCGTCGCGATGATGCTTGACCTTAACCATCTCCCGTTTCCCCGGCAGATACGGCCCCTCAAGTCGTTTGGCGATCACCCCATCCAAACCGGCGCCCTCGAACTCTCGCAACCACTGCGACCCGAGTCCGGCATCCTCGGTGGTGCGGGTGACGTGGCACCAGTCCCGCTCGTCGACCGCGTCGATCAGCGCTTCCCGACGCACCCGAAACGATTCGTTCATCAGTGATCTATCGCCGAGGGCGAGCGCATCGAAGCCGATGAAATGGGCCGGGGTCTCCTTCGACAGCTTGGTGATGCGGCTCTCGGCGGGATGGATGCGCTGGCTGAGCGACTCCCAATCCAACCGGGTCAGTCCTGCGATGTCGCGGGGCACCACGATCTCACCGTCGAGCACGCACCGCGGGGTGATCTCCGCGCGCACGGCGTCGACGACCTCCGGGAAGTACCGGCCCAGATCCTTGCCGCTGCGCGACAGCAGCACCACGGAATCACCGTCACGGAAAACGAGCGATCGGAAACCGTCCCACTTGGGCTCATAGGACCACGTTCCCGGGTCGGTG
The sequence above is drawn from the Mycolicibacterium neoaurum VKM Ac-1815D genome and encodes:
- a CDS encoding ATP-dependent DNA ligase, with translation MNVVDLPVMPPLEPMLAKAQSAVPTDPGTWSYEPKWDGFRSLVFRDGDSVVLLSRSGKDLGRYFPEVVDAVRAEITPRCVLDGEIVVPRDIAGLTRLDWESLSQRIHPAESRITKLSKETPAHFIGFDALALGDRSLMNESFRVRREALIDAVDERDWCHVTRTTEDAGLGSQWLREFEGAGLDGVIAKRLEGPYLPGKREMVKVKHHRDADCVAIGYRVHKSGEGIGSILLGLYRGDGDLQMVGGAASFTAKARLSLLADLEPLRIGDDVRDGEPSRWNSAADKRWIPVRPEKVCEVAYDQMEGNTGERRFRHAVKFVRWRPDREPSSCTFDQLDVPMNYDLRDVLETR